The window AAAATCATCTAACAATATTCATTATCATAAAAAAGCAACAAATTTACCTGTTTTTCGTAAAAATATTTACACCCGGGAAATTATTGACTTCATTATTGAACTAATACAGTCAGGTAAAAAGGACCGAAAACAAATCATTGAAGAGTATAGAATTCCGAAGACAACCCTGTATAAATGGCTCGATAAATATAAACACAATGACACCTAATTACAAACAAATATATATAGATTTTCTGGATAGTAAGAAACCAGAAAAAAAATCTTACTGCATGAGTATTTTGAGCAAGACTGAAATTTCTGCTCTCGATATCATTGACCTTAACAAGATTATCTTTGGAAACAACAAAGATGATATTATTGACAGACAAAGACATAAAGCTTATGATAAAAAAACAATTTTTAAAATTTTGGATTATCAAAAGAAACAGCATCTCAATAACAAACAGCTGGCAACTCACTTTAAATTAAGTAGAAATACTGTGGCTAAATGGAAGAAAATATTTTTGGTTAAATAAAAAGAGAGAAAATTTTCTCTCTTTTTATTTAAAAATCAGCTACCTAATCTGAATTAGTCAATACTTAATCTGACAGTTACGATCAAATTGAATAACTTTAAAATAGATTAAGTATTATGACAACAAAAGATCATCAAAAACAAGTTAGGCGTACTTGAATTAGAACCATCATATCCTTAACTCCTAACGGTTAGATTAATTCTTGGCTATTGGAATTTTTATCAATTAATTGATAATCTTTTCTATTTTTAGAGAAGAAGTTCTATCATTAAACTGGCAGCTTGTATTATTTGTAACCGTAAATAATTCACCAGAAAAATTGTTACCATCATAAAGGCTTACCTTATATCCACTCGCAGGTCTTATACTTGATATATCATTATCTTTTATTCCCGCGTTTATTAAATCTTGTGTGGTGTACGCTCCTTCAGCCAATGATTTCCAATATCCTGAACCATTATAATTACAACTCTGAAAGAAAAGAACTGACTTTGCCGGATCAATGACCTGATTGTTAAGAAAGTTAAAATACAGTATAGATTCTAAAAGAACTCCATTATTCTGTAATAATCGAATTTTATACTCATACATTGTGCTTCCTTTTACAAAAAGTTCATCTACCGGAATTTCTCCATAGATGGTATTGCCATTAACATTTACAGGCCATACAATAGAATTGTAATCTTTATTAACACCAACTGCATTTTCAGTGTTTGGATCAAGCCATAAAAGTGCCTTGGAAACTGGGATAGAGCTTGTAAAATTTCCGTTAACAATTATTTTTTTCAGTATTGGATCATAGGAAAGCTTAGCATTAATAGTATAAGAACCTTTATCATAATAAGAAATTCCGGGAATAACCTGAGGTTGAAATATTTCATTCTTATCCAGAATAGCAGCGCTACCTTGTAGTTAAAAAGTTGGTTTTCTTCCAAACGTACCATTTCCCCCTCCCATCAGAGCAGTTCCTAAAACATTTTTTTCAGATACTTTTTCTGAATTATGCGGTAATCCAAGACCATGTCCCAATTCATGAAGCATTCCTCCAATATAACTAGAAGTTGTAGTAGCTATTTCGGAAACTTTAATATTAGGATTATCTACAGCAAAACAAATCCCCTTTAAAGCACCATCGGTAAACCCATAAAATGGCTGACGTCCTCCATCTTTTCTCTGTGGCAGAATTATCAAATTATGATAATTACTTGAAAATTCTGATGAATGCTGTGTTTTGTATTGATTAATTTCCGCGAGGATTTTGCTGCTGCTACCATAATCGTAAGCTGCCTGTCCTTCATTACCTTTAATGGTAATGATATTTACCTTTCCAGTAAGAGCATTTAATGGTAAACCAAAGGTTTTATCTCCGTACCCATTTCTATTCATTTCATTCTTTATCCAGGTTTGAAAATAAATAAGCAGCTCAGACAGTCTTTCCTGATATCCTTCAACTTCAGGGTTATCATTGGGTACGAAATAAATAATGTTCAGGTTTTTTTCGTTGGTGACAAAATCAGAGTTGATATTCATCCTGGAAAACGACGGATCCATTTTAGTTTCAATATTCTTCTCCTGCTGAACCAAATCATCTGAGGTACAAGAGGTCAATAAATAGATAAGTGATAAACTTAAGATTTTTAATAATTTCATAAAAGTTTTTAATTAATGATTTATATTTTAGTAAGTGGTAAAGAAGATTACATACACTGAACATATAAGTTAATGTATCGTTTATATCTGAATAGCGTTATCTCACTCTAAATATTTTTTTCCACCTAGCCACAGTATTTCTACTTAATTTAAAGTGAGCCGCCAGCTGCGTATTATTAAGTT of the Chryseobacterium capnotolerans genome contains:
- a CDS encoding zinc-dependent metalloprotease, which encodes MKLLKILSLSLIYLLTSCTSDDLVQQEKNIETKMDPSFSRMNINSDFVTNEKNLNIIYFVPNDNPEVEGYQERLSELLIYFQTWIKNEMNRNGYGDKTFGLPLNALTGKVNIITIKGNEGQAAYDYGSSSKILAEINQYKTQHSSEFSSNYHNLIILPQRKDGGRQPFYGFTDGALKGICFAVDNPNIKVSEIATTTSSYIGGMLHELGHGLGLPHNSEKVSEKNVLGTALMGGGNGTFGRKPTF
- a CDS encoding helix-turn-helix domain-containing protein, giving the protein MSILSKTEISALDIIDLNKIIFGNNKDDIIDRQRHKAYDKKTIFKILDYQKKQHLNNKQLATHFKLSRNTVAKWKKIFLVK